In Tachysurus vachellii isolate PV-2020 chromosome 1, HZAU_Pvac_v1, whole genome shotgun sequence, a genomic segment contains:
- the atp5f1d gene encoding ATP synthase subunit delta, mitochondrial, translated as MMAARFLFLRAAPALKQVRFYAEAAAGAPQMSFTFASPNEVFFNEASVKQVDVPTMTGAFGILPAHVPTLQVLRPGVVTIFGDDGSASKYFVSSGSVTVNADSSVQLLAEEAVPLDRLDLSAAKANLEKAQSELGSASDEVSRAEAQISIEANEAIVKALE; from the exons ATGATGGCAGCGAGGTTTTTGTTTCTCCGCGCGGCTCCTGCGCTGAAGCAGGTTCGCTTTTACGCCGAGGCCGCCGCTGGAGCTCCACAGATGTCCTTCACATTCGCCTCTCCGAATGAG GTCTTCTTCAATGAAGCCAGTGTGAAACAGGTGGACGTCCCAACGATGACCGGTGCCTTCGGTATCCTCCCAGCTCACGTCCCCACactgcaggtgctgaggccTGGGGTGGTCACTATCTTTGGTGATGATGGCTCCGCTTCTAAATATTTTG tgaGCAGTGGTTCAGTCACCGTCAATGCCGACTCTTCAGTGCAGCTGCTTGCTGAGGAGGCTGTTCCTCTGGACAGACTGGACCTTTCT GCTGCTAAAGCTAATCTGGAGAAGGCCCAGTCCGAGTTGGGTAGCGCTTCAGATGAGGTCTCCAGGGCAGAAGCCCAAATCAGCATAGAAGCCAACGAAGCCATCGTCAAAGCTCTGGAATAA